A single window of Undibacterium sp. 5I1 DNA harbors:
- a CDS encoding phage tail protein — translation MSETKKSRKRVSKAVKQEVRVIRILNPFNPREFANEVVIWSAKKTLNDYFPLETSEVVISVNGKVIPKESFGSTYLDNSDNVVICPVPTGGGDNKQIFAIVAMIAIAVVAPYAAGALSSSLGLGLTAGSIGMGALTAGISLAGSLLVHALFAPSAATQNTNASSSTYGIDGAKNTSIEGIPVPVCYGEFRTGGNIISLHTENDGDTQTLYMLLSAGEGPVASISDVEINDNPITDYVNIETVVRLGAQDQTSMSWFNNTVTPQNKNAKLTVDYTYHTTVAKIDQFRMDLVAPSGLCRVSLTDGSSSVVTVPIDAEYRQVGSTAWQSLISGDEIKEWVPATADNSSNPDDASAAVANGNRVPVYENNISFSGSQRSAMRKSFTSPVLAPAKYEIRVRRTAPKSTETNVIDEVYLSDVNEIQNELLTYPNTAMLGVKVLLGDQISGLPKVTFINGGRIIQAYGKQSDNAIEGWYSVASKNPAWIVWDMLTNRRFGGGMNTNRLDFIAFKNWAAYCDDQALEWNGIIDSEMNVWDACQYVLRVGHAQLVNVGTRFTVVVEKAADPVMMFSVANIAAGTYKESWLGTADRANEIDVTFFDKTDSYKQRTVKVYDPASLVAGNKTRNSAITLYGVDNYETAFREGLFQLNLNRYILKTVSFSAPMEAVACTVGDLILVQNDMTDWAVAGRFDVGSTTSVVKLDRDVTMESGKQYKLLAIHDSVQRSSGIIQNIAGTSIFLTLFDGVQSVKRIQSNGRDLRIAGTFGQGNGAYGVIVDDATGLKVGDSYALFDTDVIEEFNVVNRANTGSTLTLQSPMSAAPQQYVNWMFGETSKVKSPFRIKSVAGGHDYHRDIVALQYDPQVYDFSRYSSVLAPPVPVEGSAIGACRNLEAYEETYVAGSNIVTKVTASWRIPEVGFYGGADIYVKKNDGKLEKVDSAKNGTSYTIGDVAKDDVLTIRIVAFDVFGKRSLYESAPQINYVVVGEIPKIKVGQVTGVNLYWAGRDCKLMWRYNATTASYEFGSEPTGADAGSLDPHFKDYEISVYDASHSTLRRKEYVTASNYIYTHDKNYADGLARRLIFEIRMRDTFNNVGHPATTEAYNPPPTVTSYNIVPSFDSAVVNYTHSDDIDFSGARVFLSEVAANLGGDPASDVQKPFLVYEGPDSSIVLPGLKFKNNYYLTIAPFDIFGLTELQPTSVIPFQTTNLNVAAIADGTLKASQLIPELQTTIKQVSGDSTVPNSVASQITKAISDEAAQRAADVLTEQQVRAAAIAQEQQDRVTAITQEAQTRSLAITQEAQTRLAAVSQETQSRIAAITQEQQDRAQAVLAEAQARGAAITQEATIRQSATDSLASQIATVTASTGQNAAAISTESTARTSADSALSNRIDTVTTSANNALAAISTESTTRASANTALSNQITSLSATVGQNTTAITSEATTRTTADSALSDRITSLTSTVGVNSAAITAEQTARANGDSALSNSITALTATVSGNSAAITAEQTARANGDSALSNSITALTATVGQNTAAITQESTTRSAGESALSSQINALTTNVNGNAANIIAEQSARATADTALSERILTLTSTVGVNSAAITAEQNARADGLGALSNSITGLTATVNRNTAAIASESTTRSSADSALSSQLSSLSTTVDHNTAAITAESTARSTADSALANSISALTTTVNGNTAAITSEATTRSTANTALTSRIDTLTTTVGQNTAAIVSEATTRSDANTAFADSLNVLKTTVGQNTAAITSESSARSSADSALSSRVDTLSATVGQNTASIISETTARVALDSSTASQLSALTTAYQYNDWVTLTSAKTYVQNYTYTRSDSDAALATAFNALNTAFQSGDAASVNTAQSYVQNYAYSKAASDSAIASQTTSLQTQYRDGDTATLSSAQSYVQSYSYSKSAADSAIATQINTVTSTLNGATTAIQQLSSSVNGLSGQYTVKIDNNGYVCGYGLASYTVNGQVVSEFIIRADTFGVVLPGYATVKPFVVGAVNGIPRVIISNALIGDASINTAQIGTLAVKSANIDDLTVGTNKITGDAVTEVDNFTSGVSNGTGFYVNFPSKVLIVANYAGAYTGDSSSGDFTFGVWNQFSSTVSLSSVGSYNGSITCSGFLYPGYYSIVLTPNSQVSVSITKCFILKVKK, via the coding sequence ATGTCGGAAACTAAGAAGTCACGTAAGCGCGTCAGCAAAGCGGTCAAGCAAGAGGTGCGAGTCATTCGTATCTTGAATCCATTTAACCCGCGTGAGTTCGCTAATGAAGTAGTAATATGGAGCGCTAAAAAGACGCTTAATGACTACTTCCCGCTTGAAACTTCTGAGGTCGTAATATCGGTCAACGGCAAAGTAATTCCTAAAGAAAGCTTTGGTTCAACTTATCTTGATAATTCGGACAATGTTGTCATTTGTCCTGTCCCAACGGGCGGCGGAGATAATAAACAGATTTTCGCAATAGTCGCAATGATTGCTATTGCGGTAGTGGCGCCTTACGCGGCGGGTGCATTAAGCTCAAGTTTAGGCTTAGGATTAACCGCCGGCAGCATTGGAATGGGCGCGTTGACAGCCGGCATTTCGCTCGCCGGCTCGCTGCTGGTGCATGCTTTGTTTGCTCCAAGTGCGGCAACTCAAAACACAAACGCTTCCAGTTCAACCTATGGGATTGACGGAGCAAAAAATACGTCCATTGAGGGAATACCAGTTCCGGTCTGTTACGGCGAGTTTCGTACTGGCGGCAATATCATCAGTCTTCATACCGAGAATGACGGAGATACGCAAACGCTTTACATGTTGTTGTCTGCTGGAGAAGGCCCTGTTGCGAGCATTTCCGATGTAGAGATTAACGACAATCCAATTACGGACTATGTCAACATTGAAACTGTCGTTCGCCTAGGTGCGCAAGATCAGACTTCAATGAGCTGGTTCAATAATACAGTCACGCCACAAAACAAGAACGCCAAACTTACCGTTGACTACACTTATCACACGACGGTGGCAAAAATTGATCAGTTCAGAATGGATCTGGTTGCGCCATCAGGTTTATGTCGAGTGAGCTTAACAGACGGCTCAAGCAGCGTAGTGACCGTACCAATCGATGCAGAGTATCGCCAAGTTGGTTCTACCGCTTGGCAATCACTAATCTCCGGTGACGAAATTAAAGAATGGGTTCCAGCAACCGCCGACAATAGTTCTAACCCTGACGACGCCTCCGCTGCGGTCGCTAACGGCAATCGCGTTCCTGTTTATGAAAACAATATCAGTTTTAGCGGCAGTCAGCGTTCGGCAATGCGAAAGTCATTTACTTCGCCAGTTTTAGCGCCTGCCAAGTATGAGATTCGCGTTAGACGAACTGCGCCAAAATCAACTGAAACAAACGTCATTGATGAGGTTTATTTATCCGACGTTAATGAGATACAAAACGAGCTACTGACTTATCCTAATACAGCGATGTTGGGTGTGAAAGTGCTGCTTGGCGATCAGATATCTGGTCTACCAAAAGTCACCTTCATCAATGGCGGGCGCATTATCCAGGCATACGGCAAGCAGTCTGATAATGCTATCGAAGGATGGTATAGCGTTGCGTCGAAAAATCCAGCATGGATTGTCTGGGATATGCTGACCAATCGACGTTTTGGCGGAGGTATGAATACGAACCGCCTGGATTTTATCGCTTTCAAAAATTGGGCAGCTTATTGCGACGATCAGGCGCTAGAGTGGAATGGCATCATTGATTCCGAAATGAATGTATGGGATGCATGCCAATACGTGCTGCGAGTAGGGCATGCGCAGCTAGTCAATGTCGGCACTCGCTTTACCGTTGTGGTTGAGAAAGCTGCCGATCCGGTAATGATGTTCTCGGTCGCCAACATCGCAGCGGGAACGTACAAAGAGTCCTGGCTTGGGACCGCAGATCGTGCAAACGAAATTGATGTGACCTTCTTTGACAAGACGGACAGCTACAAACAAAGAACTGTCAAAGTCTATGATCCTGCTTCGCTAGTCGCTGGTAATAAGACGCGCAATTCCGCGATCACTCTATATGGCGTAGACAACTATGAAACCGCATTCAGAGAGGGCTTATTTCAGCTCAACTTGAATCGCTACATTCTAAAAACCGTATCATTTTCTGCGCCAATGGAAGCGGTGGCCTGTACAGTCGGCGACTTGATTTTAGTACAGAACGATATGACGGATTGGGCGGTAGCGGGGCGCTTTGACGTTGGTAGCACTACGTCCGTAGTGAAGCTTGACCGCGACGTAACAATGGAATCCGGAAAGCAATACAAGCTTTTGGCGATACATGATTCTGTTCAGCGCAGCTCTGGAATTATTCAAAACATTGCAGGCACCTCTATCTTTCTCACGTTGTTTGATGGCGTTCAGTCCGTCAAGCGCATTCAAAGTAATGGTCGTGATCTTCGCATCGCCGGAACCTTTGGCCAAGGCAATGGCGCCTATGGCGTTATTGTGGATGATGCAACTGGCTTAAAAGTTGGAGATTCTTACGCGCTGTTCGACACTGACGTTATTGAAGAGTTTAACGTGGTTAATCGGGCCAACACCGGCTCCACGCTTACGCTACAGTCGCCTATGTCTGCGGCCCCTCAACAATACGTCAATTGGATGTTTGGCGAGACAAGTAAGGTTAAGTCTCCATTTAGAATTAAATCCGTTGCTGGCGGTCATGACTATCACCGAGATATCGTTGCTTTGCAATACGATCCGCAAGTCTATGACTTCTCGCGTTATAGCTCAGTGTTGGCCCCTCCAGTACCAGTCGAAGGTTCTGCTATTGGCGCATGTCGCAATCTTGAGGCATACGAAGAAACTTATGTGGCGGGTTCAAATATCGTAACGAAAGTTACGGCCAGTTGGCGCATCCCAGAGGTAGGTTTTTACGGTGGTGCCGATATTTACGTAAAGAAGAATGACGGCAAGCTTGAGAAGGTGGACAGTGCCAAAAACGGCACTTCGTACACTATTGGCGATGTTGCAAAAGACGATGTTTTGACAATTCGTATAGTGGCATTTGATGTGTTTGGCAAGCGATCACTGTATGAGTCCGCGCCTCAAATAAACTATGTGGTTGTGGGTGAAATACCTAAAATCAAAGTAGGCCAAGTAACAGGCGTCAACCTTTACTGGGCAGGGCGGGACTGCAAATTAATGTGGCGTTACAACGCGACAACCGCCTCTTATGAGTTTGGTTCTGAACCTACTGGCGCGGATGCCGGCTCACTTGATCCTCATTTCAAGGATTACGAAATCTCTGTCTATGATGCGAGTCATTCGACATTGCGACGCAAAGAGTATGTTACCGCCAGCAACTACATCTACACGCATGACAAAAACTATGCAGATGGACTGGCCAGACGCTTGATCTTTGAAATTCGTATGCGGGACACGTTTAATAACGTAGGTCATCCGGCGACAACAGAGGCATACAATCCTCCACCGACTGTCACTTCCTACAATATTGTGCCAAGTTTTGATAGCGCCGTAGTGAATTACACTCACTCAGATGATATCGATTTTTCAGGCGCACGAGTGTTTCTATCTGAGGTCGCTGCCAATTTAGGTGGAGATCCTGCAAGTGATGTGCAAAAGCCGTTTTTGGTCTATGAGGGGCCGGATTCAAGCATTGTGTTGCCTGGCCTAAAGTTCAAAAATAATTACTATTTAACGATAGCGCCTTTTGATATTTTTGGACTTACAGAATTACAGCCAACGTCTGTTATTCCTTTTCAGACCACTAACTTAAATGTTGCCGCCATCGCAGACGGTACACTTAAAGCGTCGCAACTGATTCCAGAATTGCAGACGACAATTAAGCAGGTAAGTGGCGACTCGACCGTGCCAAACAGCGTTGCGTCTCAAATCACAAAGGCTATTTCAGATGAAGCGGCTCAAAGAGCGGCCGACGTATTAACAGAGCAGCAAGTCCGAGCGGCGGCAATCGCTCAAGAGCAGCAGGACCGAGTTACTGCGATTACGCAAGAAGCTCAAACGCGCAGTCTTGCAATAACGCAGGAGGCGCAGACGCGCCTTGCGGCTGTGTCACAAGAGACTCAAAGTCGAATTGCCGCCATTACGCAGGAGCAGCAAGACCGCGCTCAAGCTGTTCTAGCTGAAGCTCAAGCTCGCGGTGCCGCAATAACGCAAGAAGCAACAATTCGTCAGTCCGCAACCGACTCTCTGGCTTCGCAAATTGCGACCGTTACAGCTTCGACAGGCCAAAATGCGGCTGCGATATCGACAGAGTCAACCGCTCGCACCAGCGCCGATTCTGCGCTATCGAACCGTATAGATACAGTCACGACAAGCGCGAATAACGCATTGGCGGCGATTAGCACTGAGTCAACGACTAGAGCATCGGCAAACACGGCGCTCTCTAATCAAATAACATCGTTAAGCGCTACAGTTGGCCAAAACACGACCGCGATTACTTCGGAAGCGACAACCAGAACGACAGCCGATAGCGCTTTATCGGACAGAATCACCTCGCTTACCTCTACAGTCGGCGTCAATTCTGCCGCTATCACCGCAGAACAAACAGCCAGAGCAAACGGTGATAGCGCTTTATCAAATTCTATTACGGCGTTGACCGCAACTGTAAGCGGAAATTCTGCGGCAATTACTGCAGAACAAACAGCCAGAGCAAACGGTGATAGCGCTTTATCAAATTCTATTACGGCGCTTACGGCGACGGTAGGGCAAAATACCGCCGCAATTACGCAAGAGTCAACTACTCGAAGCGCAGGAGAGTCCGCGCTCTCTAGTCAGATAAACGCTCTAACGACCAACGTTAATGGCAACGCGGCGAACATTATTGCGGAGCAATCTGCGAGAGCGACAGCGGACACGGCCCTGTCTGAAAGAATTTTGACACTTACTTCCACTGTAGGGGTAAATTCTGCCGCTATTACAGCGGAACAAAATGCAAGAGCAGATGGTCTCGGAGCTTTATCTAACTCTATTACCGGTCTCACCGCGACCGTTAATAGGAATACTGCCGCCATCGCCTCAGAGTCAACTACGCGAAGCAGTGCCGATTCCGCGTTGTCCTCTCAGCTCAGCTCTTTATCAACTACTGTTGACCATAACACGGCAGCAATTACCGCAGAGTCTACCGCCAGAAGTACAGCAGATTCAGCCTTAGCAAACTCGATCTCTGCCTTAACAACAACGGTAAATGGCAACACAGCGGCGATTACTTCTGAAGCAACTACAAGAAGCACGGCAAACACGGCCTTAACAAGCCGAATAGACACGTTGACGACAACTGTTGGGCAAAACACAGCGGCAATTGTTTCAGAGGCAACCACTAGAAGCGACGCTAATACAGCTTTTGCCGATAGTCTGAACGTGTTAAAGACCACTGTTGGCCAAAACACCGCCGCAATTACATCGGAGTCTAGTGCTAGAAGTTCGGCAGATTCCGCGCTGTCCTCAAGAGTTGATACGTTAAGCGCTACAGTTGGCCAAAACACCGCGTCGATCATATCCGAGACCACCGCCAGGGTCGCTCTGGATTCTTCTACCGCCAGCCAACTAAGCGCTTTAACAACCGCGTATCAATACAATGATTGGGTAACTCTGACATCTGCAAAGACTTACGTGCAGAATTACACCTACACGCGAAGCGATAGCGACGCGGCCTTGGCAACGGCTTTCAACGCTTTGAATACTGCTTTTCAGTCTGGGGATGCGGCCTCTGTCAATACGGCACAATCTTATGTGCAAAATTATGCCTACAGTAAAGCGGCGTCCGATTCCGCTATCGCGAGTCAAACGACTTCGCTGCAAACGCAATATAGAGATGGCGACACGGCTACTCTAAGCAGCGCCCAATCTTACGTGCAGAGCTATTCGTACAGTAAAAGCGCGGCAGACTCCGCCATCGCCACACAGATTAACACGGTCACTTCGACGCTTAATGGAGCAACGACAGCGATACAGCAATTGTCTTCTAGCGTGAATGGCTTATCTGGTCAGTACACCGTCAAGATCGACAATAACGGCTATGTCTGCGGATATGGTCTGGCGAGCTATACGGTCAATGGCCAAGTCGTTTCAGAGTTCATTATTCGTGCCGATACCTTTGGCGTGGTATTGCCAGGTTACGCTACCGTAAAGCCGTTTGTTGTAGGCGCAGTAAATGGCATCCCTCGCGTGATCATAAGTAACGCCTTAATCGGCGACGCATCAATCAACACAGCGCAGATCGGCACACTGGCTGTTAAGTCAGCAAACATTGATGACCTGACAGTGGGAACGAACAAAATCACGGGCGATGCGGTGACTGAGGTGGATAACTTTACCTCCGGCGTGTCGAACGGGACAGGCTTCTATGTGAATTTCCCATCAAAGGTCTTGATTGTGGCTAATTACGCCGGCGCATATACGGGCGATAGCAGTAGTGGTGACTTTACATTTGGCGTTTGGAATCAGTTTAGCTCTACCGTTTCTCTATCTAGTGTCGGAAGCTACAACGGCTCAATTACCTGCTCTGGCTTTTTATATCCAGGGTATTACTCGATTGTTCTGACGCCCAATAGCCAAGTTTCCGTAAGTATTACCAAGTGCTTTATTTTGAAGGTGAAAAAATGA
- a CDS encoding glycoside hydrolase family 108 protein, giving the protein MNFDICVYRLLGNEGRYVNDSRDPGGETNWGISKRSYPSLDIKNLTKAQAAAIYKRDFWDPIQLDKAPLGVANQLLDFAVNSGLQTAIRALQRAVGVADDGILGNYSKQAIAKMQLHDIIMRLIAERILFMTNCKNWDSAGKGWMRRIAHQLQYGADDV; this is encoded by the coding sequence ATGAATTTTGATATTTGCGTATATCGGCTTCTGGGTAACGAAGGCCGTTACGTCAACGATTCGCGAGACCCAGGCGGTGAAACAAATTGGGGTATTTCCAAGCGAAGCTACCCATCATTAGATATTAAAAATCTGACGAAGGCACAAGCTGCTGCAATCTACAAGCGAGATTTTTGGGACCCTATTCAGCTAGATAAAGCACCACTAGGCGTCGCAAACCAGTTACTTGACTTCGCTGTCAATAGCGGGCTACAGACGGCTATTCGCGCCTTGCAACGAGCTGTAGGCGTTGCCGATGACGGCATTCTTGGTAACTACAGCAAGCAAGCAATCGCCAAGATGCAACTGCACGACATCATCATGCGGCTAATTGCAGAGCGAATCTTGTTCATGACTAACTGCAAAAATTGGGATTCTGCCGGTAAAGGCTGGATGCGCCGCATTGCACACCAACTTCAATATGGAGCTGACGATGTTTGA
- a CDS encoding metallophosphoesterase → MTNPVTPKRFLDAFNDPDTFPTLVDVADELGLSVQTVKNRAVLLRQDPSYKNAVIHRGRGSVPMSENLEKITDDWTKEECIEELQRIAKIDPDRVMTRNYFRVNGRIAESVWNQYFGTFEEFRRQAGLVLSRQQHQFERQIAKHVSVDHYRKANDERRNYDVKYLRDKSGRFKTVMICSDLHDIEIDPFYLRVWLDTVARVQPDIIVFNGDIFDLPEFGKYGVDPREWDVVGRIKFAHDKILGPTRAVAPEAQIDFIEGNHEARMLRHLSDETPAMRAVLAELHGWTISKLLGLDQFEINYIAKADLAAFTKRDFEKELAQNYKVYFDTFLCHHFPHARNLKLPGVNGHHHKHIVWSDFTPVYGAFEWHQLGSGHKRAASYCEGEKWHMGFDIAHIDTHTRATMHDYVTVTDMSVSGGKFYHRLPTEIDHAVPKMLLMNGH, encoded by the coding sequence ATGACAAATCCAGTAACTCCAAAGCGCTTTCTTGATGCGTTTAACGACCCAGATACGTTTCCAACGCTGGTCGATGTCGCTGACGAGCTTGGCTTATCGGTACAGACCGTTAAGAACCGCGCAGTGCTGTTGCGGCAAGACCCAAGCTACAAAAATGCCGTAATTCATCGCGGTAGAGGTTCAGTCCCAATGTCGGAGAACCTCGAAAAAATCACAGATGACTGGACAAAAGAAGAGTGCATTGAAGAGCTGCAACGCATCGCAAAAATAGACCCAGATAGAGTGATGACGCGCAATTATTTTCGCGTTAATGGGCGCATTGCTGAGTCTGTATGGAATCAATATTTTGGAACCTTTGAAGAGTTCCGCCGTCAAGCCGGATTAGTGCTGTCTCGTCAGCAGCATCAATTTGAGCGCCAAATTGCCAAGCACGTCTCGGTTGATCATTATCGCAAGGCAAATGATGAGCGTCGCAATTACGATGTAAAATATTTGCGTGATAAGTCAGGACGTTTTAAGACAGTCATGATCTGTTCCGACTTGCATGATATTGAGATTGATCCATTCTATTTGCGCGTATGGCTTGATACTGTCGCTCGCGTACAGCCAGACATTATTGTGTTTAATGGCGATATTTTCGACTTACCAGAGTTCGGCAAATACGGCGTTGATCCTCGCGAGTGGGATGTAGTAGGGCGCATTAAGTTTGCGCATGACAAAATCCTTGGACCAACAAGGGCGGTCGCGCCAGAAGCCCAAATCGATTTTATCGAAGGTAATCACGAAGCGCGCATGTTGCGCCATCTTTCAGATGAGACTCCGGCAATGCGAGCGGTTCTAGCGGAGCTTCATGGTTGGACTATTTCTAAGCTACTCGGCTTAGATCAGTTTGAGATCAACTATATTGCAAAGGCTGATTTGGCAGCCTTCACTAAGCGCGACTTCGAGAAAGAGTTGGCTCAAAACTACAAGGTGTATTTCGACACATTTCTGTGCCATCACTTCCCGCATGCTAGAAACCTCAAACTGCCTGGCGTTAATGGACATCACCATAAGCATATCGTCTGGTCAGACTTTACGCCGGTTTATGGTGCATTTGAGTGGCATCAGTTGGGTTCGGGTCATAAACGCGCCGCTTCTTATTGCGAAGGCGAAAAATGGCACATGGGCTTTGATATCGCACACATCGACACTCACACGAGAGCCACAATGCATGACTATGTGACTGTAACAGATATGTCAGTTTCGGGAGGCAAGTTTTATCACCGTCTGCCAACTGAGATCGATCATGCGGTTCCTAAAATGTTACTCATGAACGGTCATTAA